One genomic segment of Mytilus trossulus isolate FHL-02 chromosome 4, PNRI_Mtr1.1.1.hap1, whole genome shotgun sequence includes these proteins:
- the LOC134714097 gene encoding APGW-amide-related neuropeptide, with the protein METLNIFLVIFSLLGTIIIASSSDESSERKKRDLDTIDDTNNDFLTADKRRPGWGKRSFDDDLLNNLDKRRPGWGKRSDMLFDSEEIEKRAPGWGKRSSSLYDVEKRKPGWGKRSSALLDDLSLYNSIVKRRPGWGKRSDTFKVDIRRPGWGKRTPGWGKRSGPNMCMDLQDEILQLYKLLNEAEKLHSECEALNI; encoded by the exons ATggaaactttaaatatttttcttgttattttttcattattaggAACAATTATAATAGCTTCATCTTCAGATGAGTCGagtgaaagaaagaaaagagaTTTAGATACTATAGATGACACGAACAATGACTTTTTAACTGCTGATAAAAGACGACCGGGTTGGGGGAAAAGAAGTTTTGACGATgatcttttaaataatttagataaacGCCGACCTGGCTGGGGAAAAAGAAGTGATATGTTGTTCGATTCCGAAGAAATTGAAAAACGTGCCCCAGGTTGGGGCAAAAGGTCCAGTTCATTATATGATGTAGAAAAACGAAAACCTGGTTGGGGCAAAAGAAGCTCAGCTCTTCTTGACGATCTTAGTTTATACAACTCTATAGTTAAACGGCGACCTGGATGGGGAAAACGATCTGACACTTTTAAAGTTGATATTCGACGACCCGGATGGGGCAAACGAACGCCAGGATGGGGAAAGCGCTCAGGACCAAATATGTGCATGGATTTGCAAGATGAAATTCTACAGTTATACAAATTACTAAACGAG gcTGAGAAATTACATAGTGAATGTGAAGCCCTCAATATATGA